One window of the Rhodococcus sovatensis genome contains the following:
- a CDS encoding type I polyketide synthase, with the protein MVEIAVVGIGCRFPGGVHDAQSFWEFMISKGDGIVDIPADRWNADRFYDPDPDAPGRMYTRKGGFLTQSLWDFDPEFFGISPREASVTDPQQRLLLEVAWEALDDAGHAGRVSGQPIGVYIGGFTNDSAGLRSSKMSRSHINAHSATSSSHTLLSNRISYALDLIGPSMTIDTACSSSLVAVHEAVRALDRGECEMALVGGANTMIRPETFISMCKGRFLAFDGRSKSFDASADGYGRGEGAGVVLLRPLADALRDGDRIYSVIRGSGVNQDGRTIAIPVPNPVSQRALAERVCAEAGIEPSQVGYVEAHGTGTSVGDPLELEALGGAYGAVAGREIPLVVGSIKASIGHTEAAAGIASLIKSALSIHHRTIVPQAWLDTLNPAIPFDELAIRIPTEVEPFPEHYDRPVVAINGFGYGGTNAHVVMENAPHSDASFRRPSALRLFPLSARTDVALRAVASSFADTLEALKTDDDRTDDQTVRRFTAAAWTRRAHHPVRTSLSFTDARDLLAKLRDVASGTGTTSHVVDTTGAAPVFVFSGMGPQWWGMARELLHAGGEFARMADIVDEKFIEIAGWSIIEQLCRDEEHSRVTDTEVAQPANFLVQVCLVAELRSLGIEPDTVVGHSVGEVSAAYVSGALSLHDALLVSCHRARLQATTAGTGSMLAVGLSEAEAIAYLEKAGSDMSEHVSVAAINSPSAVTLAGDASHLAALANALTEGGIFAKPLQVEVPYHSHLMDPILDEVASSLASLDPHTPELTLFSTVTGSEVTGADWNAAYWCENVRRPVRFADTVAELVGRGHRVFLEIGPHPVLSGNIREILIRTGDPGTSIGTLVRKQSDAESLSTALSNLYAAGSFDGRVFASDGTLASPHVALPAYPWQKTRVWTEDDASVADRFGTDTIYPMLGDRSGSAASEWQVELAVAQLPWLQDHVVDGLVLLPGTAYIDAALSAAAVRSGRHEVGLEHVEFVAPLVVDKHDVPVLQVSVEDSTRRFVIRSRSAADMVWTVNATGRLVEGHFDAPFVASDTPPDAAQISGKDLYPLLAAAGLQYGPAFQGIETVAIGRDTIVASIDAGRHGGSSHLVHPAILDTALQCVATLSSGSSGAVVPFSMGTVRRYGPLPDRATVVVKRTSVDPMRADIAITDPEGRAAVTLGGVEFRAIAPPQSLHHRLSKVFYEPVWELHDNREADEIGSEAARDFALVLILGDADVTAQTRAEAIATSRPSSMILHADTVSVPEIVAALRAGMAADTIDRATIVAVAGRFSDPASAVGSLLTAARTVHVAIYGDEIGPAVDPGSVSAVIVAERAFCMPGDTEGADLTHAGLVGARRSLRNEQSPAAWRFVDTEPSTTLREITAETFAFGPFATDVVDEVALRQGSRWVVTLRSNLNEHLAVREVPTALRDPEQSFAVEVPASKLLSDISFRAHRRREPGPGEIEVKMEAVGLNYKDPLKVMGVLTDKELAGTYFGTTLGLEGAGIVTRVGPGVTEIVPGDRMGVCARNMMRRYVTIGIEEGGTMAIPSAWEAGWCSSILPFLCAQYGLVHLAQVQPGETVLIHGAAGGMGLAAVQVAKLMGARVIATAGTDERRAVARDAGADEVLASRSLNYSEEVMALTEGRGVDVVFNSSPGEIMAQNLHVAAEFARIIEIGKADIYFGGVMDLKPFDRNLTFYAVDMDRMFEHKPELARQVTREVLDRMSTGEFEHLPYTMYTMDRVGEAFDSVIRSSHTGRVVLDLAEASPVVRPEVPTVDIDPTATYIVTGGFGAFGTAVARWLVDEGARNLVLVGRSGASTERAQETLAECAAAGVSVTEELLDISEYDAVLQMVNRVKCGGSSIAGIFHTAGLVDNYAVNDITDDSLRNIFLPKVTGAMNLDRALDEAGVDPSIFVMFSSMSSLTGGAPQVSYSAANSVLDALAWTRRQRGKPAFTVSWGSMSGGGMAEAKQEVVRYLDMLGFKNIDMDEATRFLHECLTLDIPHVALVGIDWEQWGVANPASATIPRFAAHIAAASTGGSGISALQAEVLALPEDQRADVLTFILAEQLALVMGIDAEAVDVQTPLPELGLDSLMAVEFAARVGKTVGLELSVLEFGRGHGLAAIGGKLAAGLTARAAGVPAPTEPSTPEPAPIEIEVIAGPTYEPVDAALAAESAASAGALMTDTTGSN; encoded by the coding sequence ATGGTCGAGATTGCAGTTGTCGGTATCGGGTGTCGGTTTCCGGGAGGCGTGCACGACGCGCAGAGTTTCTGGGAGTTCATGATCTCCAAGGGTGACGGAATCGTCGATATCCCCGCGGACAGGTGGAACGCGGACAGATTCTACGATCCGGATCCAGACGCTCCCGGCCGCATGTACACCCGCAAAGGCGGATTTCTGACGCAGTCGCTGTGGGACTTCGATCCAGAGTTCTTCGGCATCTCACCGCGCGAGGCCTCGGTGACCGATCCGCAGCAGAGATTGCTGCTCGAGGTCGCTTGGGAAGCCCTCGACGATGCGGGTCACGCCGGGAGAGTGTCCGGGCAGCCGATCGGCGTGTACATCGGCGGTTTCACCAATGATTCTGCTGGACTTCGCAGTTCGAAGATGAGCCGCTCCCACATCAACGCCCACAGCGCGACGAGTTCGTCCCACACGCTGTTGTCGAATCGCATCTCGTACGCACTCGACCTCATCGGCCCGTCGATGACGATAGACACGGCATGTTCGTCGTCGCTGGTCGCGGTCCACGAGGCTGTTCGTGCGCTCGACCGCGGCGAATGCGAGATGGCACTCGTCGGCGGTGCCAACACGATGATCAGACCGGAAACATTCATCTCGATGTGCAAGGGGCGTTTCCTGGCATTCGATGGCCGTTCGAAGTCGTTCGACGCATCAGCCGACGGATACGGCCGCGGTGAGGGCGCGGGGGTTGTGCTGCTGCGACCGCTGGCCGACGCGCTACGCGACGGTGACCGCATCTACTCCGTCATCCGCGGATCCGGCGTCAATCAGGACGGGCGAACCATAGCGATTCCCGTCCCGAACCCGGTATCGCAGCGGGCACTCGCCGAACGGGTCTGCGCCGAAGCCGGCATCGAACCGAGCCAGGTGGGCTACGTCGAAGCGCACGGCACCGGTACCTCGGTCGGCGATCCGCTCGAGTTGGAAGCACTCGGAGGCGCCTACGGTGCGGTCGCGGGGCGTGAGATTCCCCTCGTCGTAGGCTCGATCAAAGCATCGATCGGCCACACCGAGGCGGCGGCGGGCATCGCGAGCCTCATCAAGAGCGCCCTGTCGATCCACCACCGCACCATCGTCCCGCAAGCATGGCTCGACACCCTCAACCCGGCAATCCCGTTCGACGAGCTGGCAATTCGCATTCCCACCGAGGTCGAGCCGTTCCCGGAGCACTACGACCGGCCGGTCGTCGCCATCAACGGGTTCGGCTACGGCGGCACCAACGCGCACGTCGTCATGGAGAACGCCCCGCATTCCGACGCGTCGTTTCGACGTCCCTCCGCCCTGCGCCTTTTTCCGCTGTCCGCCCGAACCGACGTTGCTCTGCGCGCGGTGGCGTCCTCATTTGCAGACACCCTCGAAGCCCTGAAGACCGACGACGATCGGACAGACGACCAGACCGTACGTCGATTCACGGCCGCCGCCTGGACCAGGCGCGCGCACCACCCAGTGCGCACGTCGCTCAGTTTCACCGACGCGCGAGACCTGCTGGCCAAGCTTCGCGACGTCGCATCGGGTACCGGCACCACTTCGCACGTCGTCGACACCACCGGCGCCGCACCCGTCTTCGTCTTCAGCGGGATGGGGCCGCAGTGGTGGGGCATGGCCCGCGAACTCCTGCACGCGGGCGGTGAATTCGCACGCATGGCGGACATCGTCGACGAGAAGTTCATCGAGATCGCAGGCTGGTCCATCATCGAGCAACTGTGTCGCGACGAGGAGCATTCTCGCGTCACCGATACCGAGGTGGCGCAACCGGCCAACTTCCTTGTCCAGGTGTGCCTCGTCGCCGAGTTGCGCTCGCTCGGTATCGAACCCGACACCGTCGTCGGGCACAGTGTCGGTGAGGTCAGCGCGGCATACGTCAGCGGCGCGCTGAGTCTGCACGACGCCCTGCTGGTCAGCTGCCACCGAGCACGGCTACAGGCAACCACGGCCGGCACCGGCTCGATGCTCGCCGTCGGACTTTCCGAGGCCGAGGCCATCGCCTATCTGGAGAAGGCCGGGTCGGATATGTCCGAACACGTGTCCGTCGCCGCGATCAACAGCCCCAGCGCAGTCACCCTGGCCGGTGACGCCTCGCACCTCGCCGCTCTGGCAAACGCGCTCACCGAGGGCGGAATTTTCGCCAAGCCCCTCCAGGTCGAGGTGCCGTACCACAGCCACTTGATGGACCCCATTCTCGACGAGGTCGCGAGCAGCCTCGCCTCACTCGACCCACACACCCCCGAGCTGACCTTGTTCTCCACGGTCACCGGTAGCGAGGTCACCGGCGCCGACTGGAACGCCGCCTATTGGTGCGAGAACGTCCGCCGGCCCGTCCGCTTCGCCGACACGGTCGCCGAGCTGGTCGGTCGCGGTCACCGTGTGTTCCTCGAGATCGGCCCACACCCCGTCCTGTCCGGCAACATTCGCGAAATCCTCATCAGGACAGGCGATCCTGGAACGTCCATCGGCACACTGGTACGCAAGCAGAGCGACGCGGAATCGCTGAGCACCGCCCTGTCGAACCTGTACGCAGCGGGTTCGTTCGACGGTCGCGTCTTCGCGAGCGACGGCACCCTTGCATCGCCGCACGTCGCGCTCCCCGCCTATCCGTGGCAGAAGACACGGGTGTGGACCGAGGACGACGCGTCCGTCGCCGACCGCTTCGGAACCGACACCATCTACCCGATGCTCGGAGATCGCTCCGGTTCAGCGGCGTCGGAATGGCAAGTAGAACTAGCAGTCGCACAGCTGCCGTGGTTGCAAGACCACGTCGTCGACGGTCTGGTGCTGCTCCCTGGCACGGCATACATAGACGCGGCGTTGAGTGCGGCAGCCGTCCGCTCAGGACGGCACGAGGTGGGATTGGAACACGTCGAGTTCGTAGCTCCGCTCGTCGTCGACAAGCACGATGTTCCCGTTCTCCAGGTATCGGTCGAGGACAGCACGCGGCGATTCGTCATTCGCTCACGTTCGGCGGCGGACATGGTGTGGACGGTCAACGCCACAGGTCGACTCGTCGAGGGGCATTTCGATGCACCGTTCGTCGCCTCCGACACGCCACCCGATGCCGCCCAGATCTCCGGCAAAGACCTGTACCCGCTTCTGGCTGCTGCAGGCCTGCAGTACGGCCCGGCGTTCCAGGGCATAGAGACCGTTGCGATCGGCCGAGACACGATCGTGGCCTCCATCGACGCTGGACGCCACGGTGGGTCGAGCCATCTCGTGCACCCGGCGATTCTCGACACCGCGCTGCAGTGCGTAGCGACGCTGTCCTCCGGCTCATCCGGTGCAGTCGTTCCGTTCTCGATGGGTACCGTGCGCCGCTACGGTCCGCTACCCGACCGCGCCACCGTCGTCGTGAAGCGCACGTCGGTCGACCCGATGCGCGCCGACATCGCGATCACCGATCCCGAAGGGCGAGCCGCAGTCACTCTCGGCGGCGTCGAGTTCCGAGCGATCGCACCACCGCAGTCCCTCCACCATCGTCTGTCGAAGGTGTTCTACGAGCCGGTGTGGGAACTGCACGACAACCGCGAGGCCGACGAGATAGGAAGCGAAGCCGCCCGCGACTTCGCACTCGTTCTGATTCTCGGCGACGCCGACGTCACCGCGCAGACACGCGCCGAGGCGATTGCGACGTCACGGCCGTCCTCGATGATTCTCCACGCCGACACCGTGTCCGTCCCCGAGATCGTCGCCGCGCTTCGAGCGGGGATGGCGGCCGATACCATCGACCGCGCCACGATCGTCGCAGTCGCCGGACGATTCTCAGACCCGGCATCGGCGGTCGGATCACTGCTCACCGCAGCTCGTACCGTCCACGTGGCGATATACGGCGACGAGATCGGCCCCGCAGTCGACCCGGGCAGTGTGAGCGCAGTCATCGTCGCCGAGCGCGCCTTCTGTATGCCGGGTGACACCGAGGGCGCCGATCTCACACATGCGGGTCTCGTCGGCGCGCGTCGGTCGTTGCGCAACGAACAGTCCCCCGCCGCATGGCGTTTCGTCGACACCGAACCGTCGACCACGCTGCGCGAGATCACTGCGGAAACCTTCGCATTCGGTCCGTTCGCAACCGACGTCGTGGATGAGGTTGCGCTGAGGCAGGGCTCTCGCTGGGTCGTCACTCTGCGCAGCAACCTGAACGAACATCTCGCCGTTCGAGAAGTACCGACAGCGCTCCGCGACCCGGAGCAGTCGTTCGCCGTCGAGGTTCCGGCTTCGAAACTGCTCTCGGACATCTCCTTCCGCGCACACCGGCGTCGAGAACCCGGTCCAGGCGAAATCGAAGTGAAGATGGAAGCCGTCGGACTCAACTACAAGGACCCGCTGAAGGTGATGGGGGTACTCACCGACAAGGAGCTGGCTGGCACGTACTTCGGAACCACGCTCGGCCTCGAGGGCGCCGGGATCGTCACGCGCGTGGGGCCAGGCGTCACCGAGATCGTTCCGGGCGACCGCATGGGCGTGTGCGCACGAAACATGATGCGGCGCTACGTCACGATCGGCATCGAGGAGGGCGGAACGATGGCCATCCCGTCGGCGTGGGAAGCCGGGTGGTGCTCGTCGATCCTGCCGTTCCTCTGCGCGCAGTACGGTCTTGTGCATCTGGCGCAGGTGCAGCCGGGTGAGACGGTATTGATTCACGGTGCGGCAGGCGGCATGGGATTGGCAGCCGTGCAGGTGGCGAAGCTCATGGGAGCACGCGTCATCGCGACCGCAGGCACCGACGAACGCCGAGCCGTCGCGCGCGACGCCGGCGCTGACGAAGTTCTGGCGTCGCGATCCCTCAACTACTCCGAGGAGGTCATGGCGCTCACCGAAGGACGCGGAGTCGATGTCGTCTTCAACTCGTCGCCGGGTGAGATCATGGCGCAGAACCTGCACGTCGCAGCCGAATTCGCGCGCATCATCGAAATCGGCAAGGCCGACATCTACTTCGGCGGCGTCATGGATCTGAAGCCTTTCGATCGCAATCTGACGTTCTACGCCGTCGACATGGACCGAATGTTCGAGCACAAGCCCGAATTGGCGCGTCAGGTCACCCGAGAGGTGTTGGACCGAATGTCGACGGGAGAATTCGAGCACCTTCCGTACACGATGTACACCATGGACCGGGTGGGCGAGGCATTCGATTCGGTCATTCGTTCTTCACACACCGGCCGCGTCGTGCTCGATCTCGCCGAGGCCTCCCCCGTCGTCCGTCCAGAAGTCCCGACGGTCGACATCGATCCCACCGCTACATACATCGTCACCGGCGGGTTCGGCGCGTTCGGCACCGCCGTTGCTCGGTGGCTCGTCGACGAGGGCGCACGCAACCTCGTCCTGGTCGGAAGGAGCGGCGCGAGCACCGAGCGGGCTCAGGAGACGCTGGCCGAATGTGCAGCAGCCGGAGTGAGCGTCACCGAGGAGTTGCTCGACATCTCCGAATACGACGCCGTCCTGCAGATGGTGAACAGGGTGAAATGCGGCGGCAGCAGCATCGCCGGCATCTTCCACACGGCAGGACTCGTCGACAACTACGCCGTCAACGACATCACCGACGACTCGCTGCGGAACATCTTCCTGCCCAAGGTCACCGGTGCTATGAATCTCGATCGCGCATTGGACGAGGCAGGAGTCGATCCGAGCATCTTCGTGATGTTCTCGTCGATGAGCAGCCTCACCGGTGGAGCACCTCAGGTGTCGTACTCCGCCGCCAACTCCGTCCTCGACGCATTGGCATGGACACGTCGGCAGAGGGGAAAACCGGCCTTCACCGTCAGCTGGGGTTCGATGTCCGGCGGCGGGATGGCCGAGGCGAAGCAAGAAGTGGTGCGTTACCTGGACATGCTGGGTTTCAAGAACATCGACATGGACGAAGCGACGCGCTTCTTGCACGAATGCTTGACTTTGGACATCCCACACGTGGCGCTCGTCGGGATCGACTGGGAACAGTGGGGCGTCGCCAATCCGGCGTCGGCAACCATTCCGCGGTTCGCCGCGCACATCGCCGCAGCCAGTACTGGCGGATCCGGGATCTCGGCGCTCCAGGCCGAGGTGCTCGCGCTTCCCGAGGATCAGCGAGCGGATGTCCTCACCTTCATCCTTGCCGAACAGTTGGCGCTCGTGATGGGCATCGATGCAGAGGCCGTCGACGTCCAGACGCCACTGCCCGAGCTCGGACTCGACTCCCTGATGGCAGTCGAGTTCGCGGCCCGTGTCGGAAAGACCGTGGGATTGGAGCTCTCAGTCCTCGAGTTCGGTCGCGGCCATGGTCTGGCTGCGATCGGCGGGAAGCTCGCCGCCGGACTCACCGCTCGCGCCGCTGGCGTCCCAGCACCGACCGAGCCCTCCACACCGGAGCCTGCGCCCATCGAGATCGAGGTCATCGCAGGTCCGACCTACGAGCCGGTCGACGCAGCGCTGGCCGCCGAGAGCGCAGCCAGCGCAGGCGCCCTGATGACGGACACGACAGGAAGCAACTGA
- the rpoB gene encoding DNA-directed RNA polymerase subunit beta has translation MLEGRILAVSSQTKAVVGTPGAPRRVSFANIREPLEVPGLLDVQTDSFEWLVGAQSWRDRAGARGDSNVSGGLEDILTELSPIEDFSGSMSLSFSDPRFDEVKASMDECKDKDMTYAAPLFVTAEFINNNTGEIKSQTVFMGDFPMMTDKGTFIINGTERVVVSQLVRSPGVYFDHSIDKTTEKDLHSVKVIPGRGAWLEFDVDKRDTVGVRIDRKRRQPVTVLLKALGWTTEQITERFGFSEILMATLEKDNTAGTDEALLDIYRKLRPGEPPTKESAQTLLENLFFKDKRYDLARVGRYKINKKLGLNSGQPIVASTLTEEDIVATIEYLVRLHAGDTSMTAPDGVEVPVEVDDIDHFGNRRLRTVGELIQNQIRVGLSRMERVVRERMTTQDVEAITPQTLINIRPVVAAIKEFFGTSQLSQFMDQNNPLSGLTHKRRLSALGPGGLSRERAGLEVRDVHPSHYGRMCPIETPEGPNIGLIGSLSVYARVNPFGFIETPYRKVVDGQVTDEVDYLTADEEDRHTLAQANSPVDDSGHFVEDKILVRRKGGEVEFVSSSDIDYMDVSPRQMVSVATAMIPFLEHDDANRALMGANMQRQAVPLVRSESPIVGTGMELRAAVDAGDVVISDKTGVVEEVSADYVTVMADDGSRKTYRMRKFARSNQGTCANQRPIVDEGQRVESGQVLADGPCTEDGEMALGKNLLVAIMPWEGHNYEDAIILSQRLVEEDVLTSIHIEEHEIDARDTKLGAEEITRDIPNVSDEVLADLDERGIIRIGAEVRDGDVLVGKVTPKGETELTPEERLLRAIFGEKAREVRDTSLKVPHGENGKVIGIRVFSRDDDDDLPPGVNELVRVYVAQKRKIQDGDKLAGRHGNKGVIGKILPQEDMPFLSDGTPIDIILNTHGVPRRMNIGQILETHLGWIGKTGWNVQVATDGTRPDWAERLPEEMLSAPADSNIATPVFDGAKENQLTGLLESTIPNRDGEQMVGADGKATLFDGRSGEPFPYPVSVGYMYIIKLHHLVDDKIHARSTGPYSMITQQPLGGKAQFGGQRFGEMECWAMQAYGAAYTLQELLTIKSDDVVGRVKVYEAIVKGENIPEPGIPESFKVLLKELQSLCLNVEVLSSDGAAITMADGDDEDLERAAANLGINLSRNEAATVDDLAQ, from the coding sequence GTGCTGGAAGGACGCATCTTGGCAGTCTCTAGCCAGACCAAGGCAGTTGTCGGAACACCGGGAGCCCCGAGGAGGGTTTCGTTCGCGAATATTCGCGAGCCGTTGGAGGTACCCGGTCTCCTCGATGTACAGACAGATTCTTTCGAATGGCTGGTAGGTGCGCAGAGTTGGCGCGACCGCGCCGGCGCGCGCGGGGACAGCAATGTCTCCGGCGGTCTAGAGGACATTCTGACCGAGCTTTCCCCTATCGAGGATTTCTCGGGCTCGATGTCTCTCTCCTTCTCCGATCCACGGTTCGACGAGGTCAAGGCCTCGATGGACGAGTGCAAGGACAAGGACATGACGTACGCGGCGCCGCTGTTCGTCACCGCTGAGTTCATCAACAACAACACCGGTGAGATCAAGAGCCAGACGGTCTTCATGGGCGATTTCCCCATGATGACCGACAAGGGCACCTTCATCATCAACGGCACCGAGCGCGTCGTCGTCTCGCAGCTGGTCCGTTCACCCGGCGTCTACTTCGATCATTCGATCGACAAGACGACGGAGAAGGACCTGCACAGCGTCAAGGTCATTCCTGGTCGCGGTGCCTGGCTCGAGTTCGACGTCGACAAGCGCGACACCGTCGGTGTTCGTATCGACCGCAAGCGTCGCCAGCCCGTCACGGTGCTGCTGAAGGCTCTGGGCTGGACCACCGAGCAGATCACGGAGCGCTTCGGCTTCTCCGAGATCCTCATGGCCACGCTGGAGAAGGACAACACTGCCGGTACCGACGAGGCTCTCCTCGACATCTACCGCAAGCTGCGTCCAGGCGAGCCGCCCACGAAGGAGTCCGCGCAGACTCTGCTGGAGAACCTGTTCTTCAAGGACAAGCGCTACGACCTCGCTCGCGTCGGTCGTTACAAGATCAACAAGAAGCTCGGCCTCAACTCGGGCCAGCCGATCGTGGCGTCGACCCTCACCGAGGAAGACATCGTCGCGACCATCGAGTACCTCGTGCGTCTGCACGCAGGTGACACCTCGATGACGGCACCCGACGGCGTCGAGGTTCCTGTCGAGGTCGATGACATCGACCACTTCGGCAACCGTCGTCTGCGCACCGTCGGCGAACTGATCCAGAACCAGATCCGCGTGGGCCTGTCCCGCATGGAGCGCGTCGTTCGTGAACGTATGACGACTCAGGACGTCGAGGCCATCACGCCCCAGACCCTGATCAACATCCGCCCCGTCGTCGCCGCGATCAAGGAGTTCTTCGGAACGTCCCAGCTGTCGCAGTTCATGGACCAGAACAACCCGCTGTCGGGTCTGACGCACAAGCGTCGTCTGTCGGCTCTGGGACCGGGTGGTCTCTCCCGTGAGCGCGCCGGCCTCGAGGTCCGCGACGTTCACCCGTCGCACTACGGCCGCATGTGCCCCATCGAGACCCCTGAAGGCCCGAACATCGGTCTGATCGGTTCGCTGTCGGTGTACGCACGGGTCAACCCGTTCGGATTCATCGAGACGCCGTACCGCAAGGTCGTCGACGGTCAGGTCACCGACGAGGTCGACTACCTGACGGCAGACGAAGAAGACCGCCACACGCTTGCACAGGCCAACTCGCCTGTCGACGACAGCGGCCACTTCGTCGAGGACAAGATTCTCGTCCGTCGTAAGGGTGGAGAGGTCGAGTTCGTTTCGTCCTCCGACATCGACTACATGGACGTCTCGCCTCGCCAGATGGTCTCGGTCGCAACCGCGATGATTCCGTTCCTCGAGCACGACGACGCCAACCGTGCCCTGATGGGCGCGAACATGCAGCGTCAGGCTGTTCCGCTGGTGCGGAGCGAGTCGCCGATCGTCGGAACGGGCATGGAACTGCGCGCTGCAGTCGATGCCGGTGACGTCGTCATCAGCGACAAGACCGGTGTCGTCGAAGAGGTCTCGGCCGACTACGTCACGGTCATGGCCGACGACGGAAGCCGCAAGACGTACCGGATGCGCAAGTTCGCGCGCTCCAACCAGGGCACGTGCGCCAACCAGCGTCCCATCGTGGACGAGGGTCAGCGCGTCGAGTCCGGCCAGGTCCTCGCCGACGGTCCTTGCACCGAAGACGGCGAAATGGCGCTCGGAAAGAACCTGCTCGTGGCGATCATGCCGTGGGAAGGCCACAACTACGAGGACGCGATCATCCTGTCGCAGCGCCTCGTGGAAGAGGACGTTCTCACCTCGATCCACATCGAGGAGCACGAGATCGATGCCCGCGACACCAAGCTCGGTGCCGAGGAGATCACTCGTGACATCCCGAACGTCTCCGACGAGGTCCTCGCGGACCTGGACGAGCGCGGCATCATCCGCATCGGTGCCGAGGTTCGTGACGGCGACGTGCTGGTCGGAAAGGTCACGCCGAAGGGCGAGACCGAGCTGACCCCCGAAGAGCGCCTGCTGCGCGCAATCTTCGGTGAGAAGGCACGCGAGGTTCGCGACACGTCGCTCAAGGTTCCGCACGGCGAGAACGGAAAGGTCATCGGCATTCGCGTGTTCTCACGTGACGACGACGACGATCTGCCTCCCGGCGTCAACGAGCTCGTTCGCGTGTACGTCGCTCAGAAGCGCAAGATCCAGGACGGCGACAAGCTGGCCGGCCGCCACGGAAACAAGGGCGTCATCGGCAAGATCCTCCCGCAGGAGGACATGCCGTTCCTGTCCGACGGCACCCCGATCGACATCATCCTGAACACCCACGGTGTTCCGCGTCGTATGAACATCGGTCAGATCTTGGAGACCCACCTCGGGTGGATCGGCAAGACCGGATGGAATGTTCAGGTCGCGACGGACGGCACGAGGCCCGATTGGGCCGAGCGTCTGCCCGAGGAGATGCTGTCGGCACCTGCGGACAGCAACATCGCGACCCCGGTGTTCGACGGCGCCAAGGAGAATCAGCTCACCGGTTTGCTGGAGAGCACGATCCCCAACCGCGACGGCGAGCAGATGGTCGGCGCCGACGGAAAGGCCACGTTGTTCGACGGCCGTTCCGGCGAGCCGTTCCCGTACCCGGTGTCGGTGGGCTACATGTACATCATCAAGCTGCACCACTTGGTCGACGACAAGATCCACGCTCGTTCGACCGGGCCGTACTCGATGATCACGCAGCAGCCCCTCGGTGGTAAGGCTCAGTTCGGTGGTCAGCGCTTCGGTGAGATGGAGTGCTGGGCAATGCAGGCGTACGGCGCTGCCTACACGCTGCAGGAGCTTCTCACCATCAAGTCGGACGACGTTGTCGGCCGCGTGAAGGTGTACGAGGCCATCGTCAAGGGCGAGAACATCCCGGAGCCCGGTATCCCCGAGTCCTTCAAGGTGCTCCTCAAGGAGCTCCAGTCGCTGTGCCTCAACGTGGAGGTGCTGTCCTCGGACGGTGCAGCCATCACGATGGCCGACGGTGACGACGAGGATCTCGAGCGTGCCGCAGCCAACCTGGGAATCAACCTCTCCCGCAACGAAGCTGCCACGGTCGACGATCTCGCGCAGTAG